The Rosa chinensis cultivar Old Blush chromosome 7, RchiOBHm-V2, whole genome shotgun sequence DNA segment TCTCTCGAGGTGACAACGGCAGTGAGTTGGGCTTCGCGtgcttctttggctttttcaatTCTGATCTCCCCCTGAACCCTTGTAATGATGTCGTCCATGTCCTTTGGCGGATCACGCAGCAAACTTTCGCATAATGGAGTCCCCAAAAGCAATCCTTCTCGGAAGGCGATCGCGGCGAATTGGGGATCACAATTAACATAGAGCATTTCAGCTGTAAATCTTTCAAAAAATTTCCCTACCTTTTCCCCCGGCTTCTGCTTGGTACCGAAAAAAGTCGCCATGTCCTTCTTTTGTTTGCAATTGCAAAAGTATTGTGAAATGAAAGCGCGACTCAATGTGTCGACATCAAGTATGGAATGCGGCTTGAGGTCATGGAACCATGTCGACGTCGGCCCCATGAGACTAGAAGGGAACATCTTGTACATTAATTTCTCGTCGGTTGTCTCGATGGACATCTGTTGTTTGTACCCCTTGACATGGTCTACCGGATCGGTCGTTCCGTTGTATTTGTGGAATTACGGCGTGGTAAACCGGCGAGGTTTTGCCGCATTTAAAATGTCGTCGGTAAACGGCTACTTACCAACGTCTCTTGCGATTTCCGCCGCCAGCTCTCAAGGGCCGGCACGTTTGCATGAATCAATCATTTTTTCCATCTTCTCGCGCCACGATTCATTGCGCGCCCTTTTGGATTGGCCTACTCCGGCTCTGTTCTGCCCCCCATTTGCCGTGCCTCCCACCCCCTCGACGAGGGGTCCACCAGAGATTTCTCCCATAACTCCGCTGGCGCCTGCGTTTGCTACTCAGTTGTTAGTTTGATGGAGGTCGCTGACGGCGTTGTCGTCTGACGAATCACTGTCAAGTTGTAGGAACCTTTCAAGTTTTTGTCGTCGACTAGCCTCGCGGTCCTGCTTTTCCCTCCGCAATTGCTCGAGTTCCTGCCTTAGCCTTTGCATTTCGTCAGCCGGAGGCAAGTTCAGGTCGCCGATGGGACTCGGGATGGACCCGTTCGGTGGCTGGTGGGGAGGAATTTCGTCACTACCAGTCCTCAGTGACAGAAATGGAATCCCGTCAGGggcagctcccgccatcactttttagggaaaagtgtttcccacagacggcgccacttgttggaggtgaaaaattccgtagaggagtttgacccaacaattaatgcggactggagcgggagctgacctagGAACAATTgagaagcttccctcgagcgttgacctggagtttgaccatCAGCTCGAggagaaagggggggggggtacctgcagaaaactctccgatgcctaagtcagtacgtttcttaatCGTGGAGTAGAGATAGTCGGAATCAAATGCCTTACCTCGATGTCGAGcagcctatttataggtgtacctcggcgtgggctgcaagtaaacttgcacagTAAGTCGTAGTGACTTGACTGGCACACCACCATTAAGGCCGTATTCACTCCTGCAATAACTGTCACTTATTGGCGGTCATGATTGCCATATTGAATGTCGCATTCATCGTCGCATTTACAGCTACATTAATTGTTGCATTTACCACTGTCATTACTTCCCTTTAATTGCCTTGATTATAGGGTCAAATTTATTGACCACCCCCACAGCCTCCACTTGCTGTTTCCCTACATTTGAGCTTAAATCAACTCAAATTAGGCCATCTTATTGAAAAAGATATATATGTTATTGAGTTTTTTCATTTCGAATATTCTTGGGATTAATTTTTCCATTGAAAAGTTAAGAGACAATGACAAACATATGCTTTCACAAAATTCGCAATCTTTCTTTCATTTGTACATTTTCAATCCTGTAAGAGGAAACGTCTAAGTTTTTGCCCGCGCAAACATTTTTCTCCCAAAACCgtttaaaaagaaaatcaatattATTACAACAACACGCTCAAATGAAATAATTTCTCGCACCTACGAGCGCAACCCTTTCGCATGCAGCACGTGTAGCAACAGAAGGAGGACAATATGCATATGTGAAATGTATTTCTCAAAACAAAATCCGCATGTGCAAGCACGACCCTTCTGTATGCGTTTTGATACGCACATAGTAAGAGAGGAAGCACAATGTGCATATGCGAAATGTTGAGTCTAATAACAAAATTCGCACGTGCAAGCGCAGCCCTTCCGTACGCGCATAGCGCATGCAGGAAGGCTAgtgatatataaaaaaaaaaaaaatttatataccTGGTTAGGCCCGGCCCAAGTCCATTGTGAGACGCCCTGACCTCCACCTTGGTTTCCCGCCAAAACCGTTCCCCATCTGTTGATTTACCGCCAAATCTGAATCTCCCTTTTCTAACCACAAACCCCAAAACGAAAAAACaagtctcagtctctctcttctctctctgggCCGCCGCGTCTCCTCCGTCACCATGAAGGACCTCAACTTCGACGCCGACAAAGGTAATTCTGCTTCCCtaatctctctctcactctctctcgatGCATTCTCCGATTTCATTTTCGTTTGTTTCGTTTTTGTGGTTGACAGCGCTAGCGAAGGAATTCCTCTCCAACTTTGCCGATGCGGTTGGGGAACCCAAATACATGAACATCCTTGTGAGCcctctctcatcttcttccctCACATTTTCTCATTACCTCCTCTACAATACTAAACCCTAAATCTCCCCCCTCCCGGgattcttacttttcttcgctTTTAATACACGAGTCAACAAATCCAGATTTCATTTTGACTTGTGTATTTCATATCCTcaaaatttttctttgttttcagcAAGAAGTTGCAAATCGCAAAATTCGGGCAATCCAGATTGATCTCGAGGACTTGTTTAATGTAAGTTCCACCCAGCCGTGAcatttttgattatgtaacttgTGTTGTTTCTGTTGCGAGCCAATTGTGGATTTGGCTTATGCAGTACCAGGATTTCGATGAAGAATTTCTCAGACGGGTTACTGAAAACACCCGGCGGTATGTGGGTATTTTTGCTGATGCTATTGATGAGCTCATGCCGCAGCCCACTGAGGCCTTTACAGATGATGACCATGACATCTTGATGACACAAAGGTCTGATGATGGACCCGAGAATATGGATGGTTCTGATCCACATCAGAAGATGCCTCCGGAAATCAAGCGCTACTTGTGAGTTTTTAAAAACCCTTAACTGCCATTGGGCTTGCCCAAATTTGGTCCCAACTGTGAATGGTGTGGTAAATAACTGATCTTTGCGTTTAAATGTTAGTTTAAGTACCAAAAGTTATGGGTTGGAATCAGTGTTGCCAAATACACTTCCTACTGTGGTTCCAATTTATGCCTTAGTAGCCCATTTATGACTGGAAGTAGATGTATTTAACATTTGTGGGATGGGAGCGGTACCCGTCTTTGTGTAGCTCAAGGTTTACATAattcgtaatttttttttttcttcatacgTATTGTAGTGAAGTTTACATAAGAGCATCTTCAAAGGGACAGCCATTTACCATCAGGGAGGTTAAGGCTTCATATATTGGTCAGCTTGTGAGGATATCAGGTATTGTGACGCGGTGTTCGGATGTTAAGCCATTGATGCAGGTTGCTGTGTACACGTGTGAAGAATGCGGTTTTGAGATTTACCAGGTAATTAAGGACACGTCTATCTCAGATATCCTGAGTTTCCTCAGTAATTAAGAAGATTTTTCATGGCAACTTTTTGTACTGATGTAAATTGTGTCTTTTCCTATATTCCTCATACATGATATAATGTTAGACCCTTTAATTGCCAAGTAATCATAATAAAGCTAGCATCCATGTTTCACAGAACTAGCTTCATACGTTTGAAACATCATTTTTCTTTCACTCAATGGAGTGTTATCTGTTCAATGCTATTGGGTGTATACTCGGGTCTCATTTCTTTAAAGCCACTTTTGTTGActcattaattctttttttgctTGACAGGAAGTAACTGCTCGAATCTTTATGCCTCTGTTCGAATGCCCATCTAGGCGTTGTAATATTAACAAAACAAAGGGGAACCTTATTCTTCAGCTCAGGGCATCAAAGTTTTTGAAGTTTCAGGAGGTTCATATGTTATTCTGATTCAATCATAAATTATGTGATAACTAGGAGGGAATCTGTATAGTTTATGCGATTCACTCATATTATTGCTTATTCAATTTTTTAACTATATTGTATATCATTTCATTGCAGGCCAAGATACAAGAGTTGGCTGAACATGTTCCAAAAGGCCATATTCCTCGGACAATGACTGTTCACTTCAGGGGTGAACTTACAAGAAAGGTCGGTTGTTCTGTCAATTTCATAGGGTGAacttactttttcttttcactCTGAAGTCCAAAGAAAAACACTTCAAGCTTTTCACTGAATCCCTCTTCATGGGAGTGAAAGTACTGAGTTCCCAATTTACTTATTTGCATGATAAAAAAGAGTGATGACAACCTTCTTCTACTTAACTGATTATGCTCTTTGTTCTTTGaacttctattttttaggtagcTCCGGGTGATGTTGTTGAATTATCTGGCATATTTCTTCCCATTCCATACACTGGTTTTAGAGCAATGCGAGCTGGCTTAGTTGCAGATACGTACTTAGAAGCCATGTCTGTTACACattacaagaaaaaatatgaagAGTAAGccactttccatttctcaattctaGTTTACTTATCTGTTGTATATTCTTTATATCAGTTCTTAATTTACAAAAGAGAGGACATGTGTACTTTTGTAATTTACCAAATTAGTTTTAAACTTTTAACACATCCATCTTCAACTCCATAATGTtgtctcttcttttaatttttggtaTGAAGTTCATCTGGTGCTTTAAATGCAGTTTTTGGTAAAACAGGAGCTGTTTTCTTACCTGAGATCAACCTTTTCACTTGTTATGTTGTGTACTAAGTTTTGTTCTACTGCAGGTATGAACTTAGAGCAGATGAGGAAGaacaaattagaagtttagCTGATGATGGGGACATTTACAATAAGTTGGCACGATCATTGGCACCTGAAATTTATGGTCATGAAGATATAAAGAAGGCTCTACTTCTGCTCCTAGTGGGTGCCCCTCATAGAAAACTGAAGGATGGAATGAAGGTTACATACTGATTATAGAATGATTAAATTTTGAATGATTGGACTACAAAGTGTCTTAATATATCTCCTTTAACATTGCAGATTAGAGGAGATTTACATATCTGTTTAATGGGTGATCCTGGAGTTGCAAAAAGTCAGCTTCTCAAACACATAATTAATGTAGCACCCAGGGGAGTTTATACAACTGGTAAAGGAAGTAGTGGAGTTGGTCTGACTGCTGCTGTTCAGAAAGATCCGGTCACAAATGAAATGGTCTTGGAAGGAGGAGCATTGGTAAGattatatatttcttttatcAGAGTACATAGTGATCTTGTTCAATGTTAGTCTGCACATGCTATTCAAGTGAAACAGAGGATAAACAATAAATACTTATGACATACTTGCATGACTCAGACTGTCTCAAAAGAAAATCCCCTGCTGTTTAACTTTAGATTTGTTTCAGAGAACAAGACTATATAAAGTTAAAATAGTTATTGGAATATGTCAAATCTGTGGCTTTGATGCAGAATTAATAGGTAGGAAAGTGTGGGAGAGAGGTGAAGAGAGAAGTAGAAATATAGGGAGGCATATTTTGATCAAGTCTATTGCCAAAGTGTTGCATTTAATCAGTTTATAGAAGCCAATCCCAAACCAATTGGAATTCAAATCCCTTATTGACTCCTCATCATTTTCTACTTGACTTCCTATCTGATTGGTGTTCACGGGGTTCTGAGTCTTAGATAATAGAAGAGTTAAATTGTTTCAGGTGCTAGCTGATATGGGCATTTGTGCTATCGATGAGTTTGACAAGATGGATGAATTAGATCGTACAGCAATACATGAAGTTATGGAGCAGCAAACTGTCAGCATTGCTAAGGCTGGGATAACTACATCTTTGAATGCAAGAACTGCTGTTCTTGCTGCAGCTAATCCAGCATGGTACAAACCTTCTACTTAACCTAGTTTTTATGTAGGGTAGTCGTCCTACGTTTCTCATTTGCATCATCTTGCTCTTATGATGTGGGAGCTTTTCTGCTGCAGACAGCTAACTATTTTAATGTTATAGTCTTCCCTCTATGCAAAGTCTTACTATGGTTATCATACATTTTCTTGAAGGGGAAGATATGACCTACGTAGAACTCCAGCTGAAAACATTAATCTTCCTCCAGCCCTTTTGTCAAGATTTGATCTTCTCTGGTTGATCCTGGATCGAGCAGATATGGATAGTGATCTTGAGATGGCTAGGCATATTGTTTATGTCCACCAGAATAAAGAATCTCCGGCTCTTGGCTTCACTCCACTTGAACCATCTGTTCTTCggtaaatttaattacttttgaCATAGAAAGCACAACACAAGGAACAATTTTATATATTCACTCTTGGTTTATAATCTTTCTTAGTACATCACTTCTGTAAAGCTACATAAATCTCTATCTTCAAGTTTGTTGTTCAGTGGGACTTTCTGATACAATACTTATCTCCTCATCTATTGTTTTCTAGCGCATATATTTCTGCTGCAAGAAGATTGTCTCCATCTGTCCCACCAGAACTTGAGGAGTACATTGCAAGTGCCTACTCTGCAATTCGGCAAGAGGAAGCTAAATCTAATGCTCCCCACTCCTATACAACTGTGAGAACTCTGCTCAGCATTCTTCGCATATCAGCTGTAAGTCGAGCTATTCATTTGCTTTATGGTTTATTTAAGTTTGGCTTCATTGAATGAGAACTGTCTACAACAGGTGCTTTATTGGATTTAGCTTGCAAGAAATGACGTCGTGCTGAATAATCAGATTTTGAGGATAGAATTATAAAAGGGAAATATATTTAGAATTGCTGGCTAATGTTACCCATAGTGTGAGCAAAAGGTCTTTGTATGGTTTATTTGCTTTTATACATCTTTTATGCATTAAATGGGTCGCACAGAAAGTGTCATCCAATTAGAGAGAAATATCTATTAAGGTAAAGTTTTGTCAAATACCCTCACTATTTTTTGGGTAAATAGACCAAACCGGCTgtactttgtttttctttgggtTGCTCAAATACTGCCATCCAGAGAAGTTATTGACTACCTGAATTATGAAACTGATTTGATAGGAAAAAATGGGATGAAACTAACTTTTTAATTGCAGGCACTAGCAAGACTCCGATTCTCTGAAACAGTTGCTCAGAGTGACGTGGATGAATCGCTCAGGCTAATGCAGATGTCCAAGTTCTCTTTATACTCAGACGATCGTCAGAGATCTGGACTTGATGCTATCTCTGATATCTATTCAATTCTGCGAGATGAAGCTGCCAGGACAAATAAGCTAGATGTCAGCTATGCACATGCACTGAATTGGATTTCTAGAAAGGTTAGTTTTTGAACCCCAAATTTGCAAggcatctgtgacatatgaaaAGTTGATTGAATGTAAAGCTATATCATGTTTATAAGCATCAAAGTGATAAGAAAATCAGTTTTATTAATATAGAAGTTAAAGACAATCAATTTGTCATAACATAGGTGATTCTAAAGAATCTTCCCTGTATATTGTCTTAATCCAATGGGTACGTTGGCTTTTGAACAGGGTTACAGTGAAGCCCAACTGAAAGAATGTTTGGAGGAATACGCAGCCTTGAATGTGTGGCAGATCAATCCCCAAACTTTTGACATAAGATTCATCGACGCCTGACATGCCTTGTTACTTCCATTGAGTGCTGCAGTCCCTTAACAAAGGAGTACTCTTGGACCTCTTCCCATTTGAAAGATAGTGAGCGGGGAGTAAAGAAAAAGGATTAGGCCTTGGATttaatttcatcttttgttGTATTTTGTACTTTTCAGAGCTAGCTTGAGTTGCAGAAATAGTCATGGCATGCCATAGTTGGCACCGTCTTTATGTATCTTGAAACTGCTGGTGTTAGTTCAGTTAGATTGTTAACTAACCAAAAATGAATGGTTGCAACATGTTCTATGTTTAATTTGTGCGTTACCTCGCTATTTGCATGTTTAGTAATGCCTTGTGGTGGTAACATATTACGATTCACGATGACTGGTTAGGTCTTTCTCTTTGtactttgtttttggttttaggtAAAGATTATGCAACCTTCAGTTAAATCCATGTGCATTGTTCATATATCTAGTTTAATACAACAAAGTAAAACCTGATTTTATGTGAAGTTAATGCAAGCTT contains these protein-coding regions:
- the LOC112178458 gene encoding uncharacterized protein LOC112178458, which translates into the protein MSIETTDEKLMYKMFPSSLMGPTSTWFHDLKPHSILDVDTLSRAFISQYFCNCKQKKDMATFFGTKQKPGEKVGKFFERFTAEMLYVNCDPQFAAIAFREGLLLGTPLCESLLRDPPKDMDDIITRVQGEIRIEKAKEAREAQLTAVVTSREVEWNNTKNDIQSDKGGKPQDYPLEEWFTIHPVTIYKRHGHEGIFEKPPPQPEASDEVERSRYCPLHEARGTEYISVRECNQQSL
- the LOC112176932 gene encoding DNA replication licensing factor MCM7; this encodes MKDLNFDADKALAKEFLSNFADAVGEPKYMNILQEVANRKIRAIQIDLEDLFNYQDFDEEFLRRVTENTRRYVGIFADAIDELMPQPTEAFTDDDHDILMTQRSDDGPENMDGSDPHQKMPPEIKRYFEVYIRASSKGQPFTIREVKASYIGQLVRISGIVTRCSDVKPLMQVAVYTCEECGFEIYQEVTARIFMPLFECPSRRCNINKTKGNLILQLRASKFLKFQEAKIQELAEHVPKGHIPRTMTVHFRGELTRKVAPGDVVELSGIFLPIPYTGFRAMRAGLVADTYLEAMSVTHYKKKYEEYELRADEEEQIRSLADDGDIYNKLARSLAPEIYGHEDIKKALLLLLVGAPHRKLKDGMKIRGDLHICLMGDPGVAKSQLLKHIINVAPRGVYTTGKGSSGVGLTAAVQKDPVTNEMVLEGGALVLADMGICAIDEFDKMDELDRTAIHEVMEQQTVSIAKAGITTSLNARTAVLAAANPAWGRYDLRRTPAENINLPPALLSRFDLLWLILDRADMDSDLEMARHIVYVHQNKESPALGFTPLEPSVLRAYISAARRLSPSVPPELEEYIASAYSAIRQEEAKSNAPHSYTTVRTLLSILRISAALARLRFSETVAQSDVDESLRLMQMSKFSLYSDDRQRSGLDAISDIYSILRDEAARTNKLDVSYAHALNWISRKGYSEAQLKECLEEYAALNVWQINPQTFDIRFIDA